From Pectinophora gossypiella chromosome 16, ilPecGoss1.1, whole genome shotgun sequence, one genomic window encodes:
- the LOC126374068 gene encoding uncharacterized protein LOC126374068 has product MAKEKRKRRKPGARSYADYSAEMLEVAANLVRDKVISSYEAEKQFGIPRRTIVNKSQNLHSKPFGRPTELSTEEEKHIAKVVDVSAEFGCPLTLLDLRIVVHNYLIKTGKLSLFKGKMPGERWAREFLTRHNFAQRATQNIKKSRSSKTVEELNEYFKNLETSLNDVPPSNILNFDETNLSDDPGSKKCIFKRGTKHPERVINTSKSSVSIMFSGTADGHCLPPYVVYKSDHLWSRWCEDGPKDARYNRTKSGWFDMVCFDDWFKTIVLPWANSRDGIKLIIGDNLASHLSVETIQLCQTHNIRFVFLPTNATHLTQPLDVAFFGPMKRHWRQILTNYKATYSTANTINKCHFPQLLEQLMTKINITKETNICKGFEGSGIYPFNPSRVMVKIPTVQEENTHQFDASLLKFLQQNRQSRPIKTGTLNKLTVVPGKSISTEEAEELAKAKKARKDAKKDGKKAKIDANKAMKDAKITNQKAKIDSNLPGPSKTRTIVREESIKHAEIKNSELEKSVPSSIDTYELDKENDSCIHNNLTQSQCLPSVQNNSNSLFGLCVIAVNTYLLNSEVILNNFVQRLKDVSKNSETNTPFYNNTPNCLQMKIVAGPNNNPEPSEKSNQKPKIIITSNIVINAASAEKNNILREISTEINKRKRRKSTTRKQSKICRKKRHVYNSDSSLTSQISFDAADTDDSEYENFDSYIESCLQEQEEQENVCPFGLSDIEFYTQDCLGLQEGRWVIAKFASKKSIKHFVGEVISMNDKIPTVKFARKVKNSKRQQGTVFTYPYIEDVFTVQDLNDIVAVLPDPQVSRRGHFIFNINFDKYNVQ; this is encoded by the coding sequence ATGGCAAAAGAAAAGCGCAAAAGAAGAAAACCAGGTGCTCGCAGTTATGCTGACTACTCAGCGGAAATGTTGGAAGTAGCTGCAAATCTCGTAAGAGACAAAGTTATTTCATCATACGAAGCTGAAAAGCAATTTGGTATCCCCCGAAGAACAATTGTGAATAAATCACAAAACCTTCACAGCAAACCTTTTGGTCGGCCTACAGAGCTATCtacagaagaagaaaaacatATCGCTAAAGTGGTGGATGTTTCAGCCGAATTTGGCTGTCCGCTTACTTTATTAGATTTGCGGATTGTAGTCCACAATTATCTAATTAAAACTGGAAAGCTAAGCCTATTTAAAGGAAAAATGCCGGGTGAACGTTGGGCCCGTGAATTTTTAACGCGTCACAATTTTGCACAAAGGGCCACTCAAAACATCAAAAAAAGTCGTTCTTCTAAGACCGTAGAGGAGTTGAACGAATACTTTAAAAATCTGGAAACTTCGCTAAACGACGTTCCGCCTTCTAACATCCTCAACTTTGACGAAACCAATTTGAGTGATGATCCTGgttccaagaaatgcattttcaaaaGAGGGACTAAACATCCCGAAAGAGTGATCAATACTAGCAAAAGTTCTGTATCCATAATGTTCAGCGGAACTGCTGATGGACATTGCTTACCACCATATGTAGTGTATAAATCAGATCACTTGTGGTCTAGATGGTGTGAAGATGGACCAAAAGATGCTCGTTATAATAGGACAAAATCTGGATGGTTTGATATGGTTTGTTTCGATGATTGGTTCAAGACTATAGTCTTACCGTGGGCTAATTCTCGAGACGGCATAAAATTGATTATAGGCGATAATTTGGCATCGCACCTTAGCGTGGAGACAATTCAGTTATGCCAAACCCACAACATCAGATTTGTTTTCCTTCCTACAAATGCTACCCACCTTACTCAACCGCTAGACGTAGCATTTTTTGGACCGATGAAACGTCATTGGCGTCAaattttaacaaattataaaGCTACATACAGCACTGCAAACACCATCAACAAATGCCATTTCCCACAGCTACTAGAACAATTAATgactaaaataaacattacaaagGAGACCAACATATGCAAGGGATTCGAAGGATCGGGAATATATCCTTTTAACCCGTCACGAGTGATGGTGAAAATACCAACAGTACAAGAAGAAAATACTCATCAGTTTGATGCTAGCCTTCTAAAATTCTTGCAGCAGAACAGGCAATCAAGACCAATTAAGACAGGCACACTTAATAAGCTTACAGTTGTACCTGGTAAATCTATATCAACGGAAGAAGCGGAAGAGCTAGCTAAAGCAAAAAAAGCGAGAAAAGATGCAAAAAAAGACGGAAAGAAAGCCAAAATAGATGCAAACAAAGCTATGAAAGATGCTAAAATAACCAACCAGAAAGCTAAAATAGACTCAAATTTACCAGGACCGTCGAAAACAAGAACGATTGTTAGAGAAGAGAGTATAAAACatgctgaaataaaaaattctgaATTAGAAAAAAGTGTTCCATCATCCATTGATACCTACGAGCTTgataaagaaaatgacagttgcATTCATAACAATTTGACACAATCACAATGTTTACCATCGGTGCAAAACAACTCTAACAGTCTTTTTGGTCTATGTGTTATTGCCGTAAATACTTATTTGCTGAACTCAGAAgtcattttaaataattttgtacaaCGCCTGAAAGATGTATCAAAGAATTCCGAAACTAATACACCGTTTTACAATAACACACCTAATTGCTTACAGATGAAAATTGTTGCAGGACCTAACAATAATCCAGAACCATCTGAAAAATCTAACCAGAagccaaaaataataattacatctaATATAGTTATAAACGCAGCCTCcgctgaaaaaaataatatcttacGAGAAATAagtactgaaataaataaaaggaaaagaagaaaaagtacTACACGAAAACAGTCGAAAATTTGTAGAAAAAAGAGACACGTGTACAACAGCGATTCAAGCCTGACATCGCAGATTTCTTTTGACGCTGCTGACACAGATGATTCAGAGTATGAAAATTTCGATAGCTATATTGAGTCATGTTTGCAGGAACAAGAAGAACAGGAAAACGTTTGTCCGTTTGGGCTGAGCGATATTGAATTCTATACGCAAGATTGTCTAGGACTGCAAGAAGGCCGTTGGGTAATAGCGAAATTCGcttcaaaaaaaagtattaaacatTTTGTAGGGGAAGTTATATCAATGAATGATAAAATTCCTACAGTGAAGTTTGCACGAAAAGTGAAAAATTCTAAGCGTCAGCAAGGAACAGTCTTTACCTATCCTTACATTGAAGACGTATTTACTGTGCAAGATTTGAACGATATCGTCGCGGTATTACCTGATCCCCAAGTTTCCAGACGAGGACATTTCATTTTCaatattaattttgataaatataACGTACAATAA